ACAGAGCATGAACCGGATGTTGGGGTTGGCGACGATATTGGCGATGACCTTTTCGAGCCCGAGGTTCTCTGTCTTACAGGAACCGCACATTGCGGCGCCCCCGTCACAGATCCCCTTCTCATCGAGGTGAGATCCCATGGTCACTACGGCGACGGGGCTGTTAGCGTCACCGGAGACAAAGTCTCCCTTGACGAGTGGCCATCCGCTTGCGGGTGATTTCTTGTCTGCCATATTAACCCACCTTGATCATCTGGAATGCAATGACTCCTGCAATGAGTAGTCCGACCGCAAGACCGTACCAGAACGAGTTCATTGTGCCCGCGATAGGAAGTGCCTGCTCGCGGTTCGGGAACGATGCAAGGTAGTTACCCTCGCCCGAGAGCATGTTGACCAGATCGTCGGTCACGCTCTCAAGCACCGTGACTTTTTCCATGATGGGCGTGAACGATTCGCCTGCGGTGGTGATGATGCCGACAACAGGGTCAGCGACAAGCCCGAATTCCGGAAGTACCAGAATGTATGCCATGTCAGTGTGCCTCCACTTCAGGAATCGGTTTTGCATCAAGCCATGCGGCTGCGTCGCGCTTGGAGAGCTCAATGTACTGCATGTATGTGTATGCCCACCCGACCAGTGCGATAACAAGCGAGATCAGTGCTGATCCGGTAGTTATCAACGCAAAGGACATGATGGCTGCAACGATCATGCTTAAAAATCCGCATTCAGCGGCACACATGAGCATGCGGTCCTGCGTCCAGCCAGGTCCGAGACATGCATTGAACGGGTGCTGGATTGCCAGTGCACCGAGCATGAACGCCACGGCAATCAGGCACCCTCCGATAAAGGTTGCCTGGAAGCTGGGAAGACTGAGGCCAAAGACCATGACCGAACCGGTTGTCAGCGCTGCAAAGGTGAACCCGCCGGTCATTAAGACTGCAAATCCCATAAGGGTGAATGCGCCTACAACTGCAAGCTCTGTCAGCGACTGGACCATCGCCGGAATCTTCATGTTCAGCACGTCGTTTGAGAGGTAGCCGAGGATCAGGCCGATGACTGCTGCGAGCACGAGTGCAACGATTGGGGCTGCGACACCGAACTTGGTCGCAAGCAGCATCGCAATGACACCGGACCCGAACGAGATCATACCCGCCGAGGGAACACCGGTACCGATACCATAGCTGCACAGCACCTTGATCGTGTTGCTGCCCCAGACGAGTGCTGCAATCACGGCAAGTCCGCCGAAGAACGAGAACATCTCGGTATTTGTCACTACGTTTAAGTAGGACAGGTAGAGACAGACAAGGCTGGCAATGATACCTGCCACCATGATCTTGGTGTGCGGGATGCCCCCTGCAATAACTTCAATTTTTACTGTCATTTCTCCACCTCACACCGTAACAATCAGGATCGCGACGAACCCGCAGAGTGCGGTTGCGACAGCAGATGCGACGACTGATCGCGGCCAGCGCTTGAACTTCGGGTCGTGAGGGCCTTCGATTGTTCCGGTGATATTGTAAGCGGTCAGCACCGCGTTCACGAGGAACATACCGACAGCGAATATTCCTGCTGCCGAAATTGCGATCGGCAGGATCTGGGCTTCGGTTGCCCTCATCATCGCGGGCAGTGTTGCCTTGTACAGGTCAAGGAGCATCAGGTAGATGAGCGTACCGCCTGCTCCTCCGAGAATACCGCCGATGACTCCACCGACGAACGAGACGAACGGCAGTCCATGTCCTTCAGTACCCTGTGACTTGAATTCAGGCTGTGTGTCACCGGTGATCGGGTCTACCTTGATCTTGCCAGATGCTGAAGGGATACCCATACCAAAGACGTAGATGAAGTTCACCATCATGCAGGTGATTGCCATCATCAGACCGCCACCGACGCCGCCGGTGATAACTGCAACGGTCGTTCCCAGTTCAGCTGCCCATGCCCCGCCAAAGAGCCCGGCGAGACCTGCACCGGCAGCGAGCATTGCAACACCGGTTGCGATACCGGGAGCCTGCCCCATCGCAGCCGGCGCACCGCCGACCGGGACGAAGTGGGTGCCAAATCCGATCAGGACACCGCCGATCACCATACCGATAAGGGCCATGAGGCCGAGGCCTGGAGCGATCTTCCAGCAGATTCCGAGAATTACGAGCAGCATGACGACACCCACCGCCATTGCGGTCGGGTTCATTGCGCCGCCAGCTGCCGGTTTTGCTGCAACTGCGCTCATGAGGACGCCTCCTTTACCGGTTCTGTGTATGGCCCGTAGGTCTTGCGTGCCCAGACTTCAATGTACCGGTCGATGATCGTAAAGACCAGGATCATCAGGACACCGACAATGATCGCACCCCATCCTCCACCGATCTTCTCAAAGAGGATCGTGCGCCAGAGTTCGAGGAATACGATCAGGCCAAAGCAGACTCCTGATGCGGGTCCGCCCAGTTTTGCCGTGAAGAACCCGTTGTCAATTGAGTTGCGCTCGCCGGCTTCGGCATAGCGGACGATGTTGCCTGATGCTGAGATCGGGACGCCTGCACCAAACTTCTGGTTCTGGTACTGGCGTTCCTTGCCATAGTACGGGTTGCCTGTCGCAGATCCTGCTGCACCGAGTGCAATACCCCATAACAGGCCGAGCAGCGGCAGCGGGAACGGGTGTCCCAGTGCGGCGTTCATCAGGTAACAGAGGGTGACGGTACAGAAGATAGCGATAAATGCATGCGCCATCGTGACCGTGGTCATCGACTTCAAAATGTCAACGTAGACCGGCTGCCCGAATTTCTTCAGGCTTGCCGTCCTGCCGAGATACGCGGTGGTTGCGTACACGCCCTGGACAAAGACTGCGAGGACACAGCCAAGGACGATCGCGAGGACCGCGTTGATCTGCATCGCCATAAATGCCCATGCGAGTCCGGCGCCCAGAGCGCACCAGAGACCGTATGCCGGGGGTTCACCTGCGACCGCCTTATTGAAGATGCGGTGCAGGAAACCCATCTGCGGAGCGAGCTGAACCTGTGAGTTCGGGTCACCTTGTGATCCGATGTTGGATTCAGTATCTTCCGCAGCTCCGGCTACGGTGGCAAGAGCTCCTGTCAATGCAGTAATTCCAATGCCAAATACAATATTCTCCATTTAGCCTCCTCCCTGCGTGCTGAAGAGTGCACGAGAGTATTCAAAATGCAATGCCACGCACATCGAGTTAAAACTCTTTGTGGTCATTCTAAAATTAGTTTGTACTTAATTAAAAGGTTTCGAAACAGAATTCGTCAAATCGCAATTAAATTTGCCCGATTTATAAAAGAAGCAAAAATTGCGGGATTTTAAACAGGTAAATTTACTTTAACTCAAAAAAAGTTGAGTTGATGTTGGACGATCGGGTCCGGGGTGATACCGGTTGCGGTATCGTCGATTTCTGTATATGCAGGGTCAAAAAATACAGGTATCATGGAGATGAAAAAACGGGCCGGATCTCTTCTCTTTTTTATTATTTCCATTCCATCGTATGGCGCCTGCTCCCCTCGCTCTCCTGCAGCTCAACCCGGTTTTTCAATGTGCCCAGCATACATGGTGTTATCAGTTTTCCCGTTAGCACATGGATCTCCTCTCTCTCCCCATCTTCGATGTTTATTTCATAGGTTATGATAAAATCCTCCTGGTTTTTAAGGGCATATGAGAGGATCTGTGAAATTGTTTCAGTTACCTGAGGGTCGATCCCCCTCTTTTTTTGTTTTTTCCGGGCTGGTTTATTTGGTGGTTTTTTCCGGGGAGGTATAAGGAAAATTGTGATTGCTGATGATATTAATCTCATCTCTTTTATTAGCCCGAAGTCAGCGGTTCATCCCAGACACTATTCAGTTGATGGGATTCGGGTGGAATAACCTGCAGCTTATAAAAAAAAGCATCGAAGTTTTATCCCGACACCATCTTGTGCATCAGCGCCGCGACTCCGGGTTTTTTCCCCTTCTTGGTCCGTGACGAAAATGCCATGTCCATCATCGAGGATTCCGACATCTCCCGATCGAGACGGGCAGCAATCTCGTCAAAGATCCTCCGGTAGGCAACACAGTGGGGGTCGACACCTTTGATGATGCCGTCCGTCGGTGCAATGGCATTGTAGGGGCAGCCGCCCCGGCAATATTTTATATGTCGGCATCCCCCGCATGCCGTATCTACGTAATCCTTATAGGAAAACATCAGCTTCCATGCATCGGATCCGGCAAGGTCTTCAGGAGTGGGACGGTCACGGACGTTACCCATGACATATTCCGTCATGCCGACAAACCGGTAACAGGGATAGATGCTGCCATCCGGTCCGACTGCAAAGGTGTTTCCCATGCAGTCTGCAAACGTGCAGACATTGCCCCTCCGGGTGAACACGCACCGGAACAGGTCGTTGATATTCATCACGTCAATCTCCTGCAGGTGTTCCAACGACTTGTCAAGAAGGTATACCAGCAGGTCGCCGTATTCCTCCGGTTCAAGTGCCCACTGGTTTGGATTTTCAGACCGCAGCGACGGCAGAGCGGGGTGCAGTTTCATGGTAAACCCATTTTTTAAAAAAAAGTCAAAGATCGCTTCCCGGGACTTGACCGATGTGGAGGTGAATGTGCAGATGAACCGCACATCAAGGCCGTTTGCCTTTGCAATCTCATAGCCCCGCATGGTCTTCTCGAAATACCCGTTACCTCTCTGGAGGTCATTGATCTCCTTGGGGCCGTCAATGCTGGAGCCGATCGGCACATGGTATTCCGCGAGGACTTTGGCGATCTCAGGAGTCATCTTCCAGAGATTGGACTGCAGCGCAAATTCCGGCTTTAAGTGGGGGAGGCCGTCTGCGAGCAGCGGCAGCGCCTGCCGGTAAAAATCCGCACCGGCAAGGAGCGGTTCACCCCCGTGGAAGGTGAAGGTGACCCGGTCGGTCCGGAAATCCCTGAGCCATGCGACCACTTCCCTGACGGTCTCGATGGTCATGAGGGGCGATCCTTCCTCCGAGCTCCAGCAATAACTGCATCTGGAAGGACAGCCTAACGTCGGGATGAGCATCACATGAAAAGGATTTTTCATTACACAAATCTACCCTTCGTATCCGTATATTTGTTTTCTTTTCTTACCCGTTCTGGGGCAGAAGGCGTAAAAAAAGAGTTTCATGCACCCAAAAATGCACCCGGTATCAGCCAGCACTCCCATATTAAGAAAAAAAGGGACAGGGATACCGGTCAGAGCAGTCTGGTCTCCTCCGTTGGTCCGGGCACCTTGACCACGAGCACCCGGAATACCGCGGCACTCTCGTTGATCCAGCAGTGGGGAATCCGTGCGGGGCTCTCCACAAACATGTCCCTGCCGACGGTCTGCTTCTCATTGCCGATCTCAATGACGCCGGTTCCTTCCAGTACATAGAAGAAGACGTCGACCGGCATGATATGCTTATTTAACGATTCCCCGGGCAAAAGCGTGATGACGACTGCCGTCGCTGCGGTGATTCGTAGATCTTGCGTGCGTCGACATTGTTCGGGT
Above is a genomic segment from Methanoregula sp. containing:
- the mtrB gene encoding tetrahydromethanopterin S-methyltransferase subunit B, which gives rise to MAYILVLPEFGLVADPVVGIITTAGESFTPIMEKVTVLESVTDDLVNMLSGEGNYLASFPNREQALPIAGTMNSFWYGLAVGLLIAGVIAFQMIKVG
- the mtrC gene encoding tetrahydromethanopterin S-methyltransferase subunit C encodes the protein MTVKIEVIAGGIPHTKIMVAGIIASLVCLYLSYLNVVTNTEMFSFFGGLAVIAALVWGSNTIKVLCSYGIGTGVPSAGMISFGSGVIAMLLATKFGVAAPIVALVLAAVIGLILGYLSNDVLNMKIPAMVQSLTELAVVGAFTLMGFAVLMTGGFTFAALTTGSVMVFGLSLPSFQATFIGGCLIAVAFMLGALAIQHPFNACLGPGWTQDRMLMCAAECGFLSMIVAAIMSFALITTGSALISLVIALVGWAYTYMQYIELSKRDAAAWLDAKPIPEVEAH
- the mtrD gene encoding tetrahydromethanopterin S-methyltransferase subunit D; amino-acid sequence: MSAVAAKPAAGGAMNPTAMAVGVVMLLVILGICWKIAPGLGLMALIGMVIGGVLIGFGTHFVPVGGAPAAMGQAPGIATGVAMLAAGAGLAGLFGGAWAAELGTTVAVITGGVGGGLMMAITCMMVNFIYVFGMGIPSASGKIKVDPITGDTQPEFKSQGTEGHGLPFVSFVGGVIGGILGGAGGTLIYLMLLDLYKATLPAMMRATEAQILPIAISAAGIFAVGMFLVNAVLTAYNITGTIEGPHDPKFKRWPRSVVASAVATALCGFVAILIVTV
- the mtrE gene encoding tetrahydromethanopterin S-methyltransferase subunit E, translated to MENIVFGIGITALTGALATVAGAAEDTESNIGSQGDPNSQVQLAPQMGFLHRIFNKAVAGEPPAYGLWCALGAGLAWAFMAMQINAVLAIVLGCVLAVFVQGVYATTAYLGRTASLKKFGQPVYVDILKSMTTVTMAHAFIAIFCTVTLCYLMNAALGHPFPLPLLGLLWGIALGAAGSATGNPYYGKERQYQNQKFGAGVPISASGNIVRYAEAGERNSIDNGFFTAKLGGPASGVCFGLIVFLELWRTILFEKIGGGWGAIIVGVLMILVFTIIDRYIEVWARKTYGPYTEPVKEASS
- a CDS encoding TIGR04083 family peptide-modifying radical SAM enzyme, with translation MKNPFHVMLIPTLGCPSRCSYCWSSEEGSPLMTIETVREVVAWLRDFRTDRVTFTFHGGEPLLAGADFYRQALPLLADGLPHLKPEFALQSNLWKMTPEIAKVLAEYHVPIGSSIDGPKEINDLQRGNGYFEKTMRGYEIAKANGLDVRFICTFTSTSVKSREAIFDFFLKNGFTMKLHPALPSLRSENPNQWALEPEEYGDLLVYLLDKSLEHLQEIDVMNINDLFRCVFTRRGNVCTFADCMGNTFAVGPDGSIYPCYRFVGMTEYVMGNVRDRPTPEDLAGSDAWKLMFSYKDYVDTACGGCRHIKYCRGGCPYNAIAPTDGIIKGVDPHCVAYRRIFDEIAARLDREMSESSMMDMAFSSRTKKGKKPGVAALMHKMVSG